One stretch of Caldinitratiruptor microaerophilus DNA includes these proteins:
- the rplI gene encoding 50S ribosomal protein L9 translates to MKVILKQDVKGLGRKGDLVTVAEGYGRNYLLPRGLAVEASEGAMRSLEVERSAERARQERMAREARALRDRLHGQTVRVPARVGEGGRLFGSVTARDVAEAIGRLTGSEFDRRKVELKEPIRSLGVFPVQVRLAPDVVAEVKVHVVEA, encoded by the coding sequence ATGAAGGTCATCTTGAAGCAAGACGTGAAGGGGCTGGGCCGCAAGGGCGACCTGGTCACCGTCGCCGAAGGCTACGGGCGCAACTACCTTCTCCCGCGGGGGCTGGCCGTCGAGGCCTCCGAGGGGGCCATGCGCAGCCTGGAGGTGGAGCGGTCGGCGGAGCGGGCCCGCCAGGAGCGGATGGCCCGCGAGGCCCGCGCGCTGCGGGACCGCCTGCACGGGCAGACGGTTCGGGTGCCGGCACGTGTCGGCGAGGGTGGGCGGCTGTTCGGTTCGGTCACCGCGAGGGACGTCGCCGAGGCGATCGGCCGCCTGACCGGCTCGGAGTTCGACCGGCGCAAGGTGGAGCTGAAGGAGCCCATCCGCTCGCTGGGCGTCTTTCCGGTGCAGGTCCGCCTGGCGCCGGACGTGGTGGCCGAGGTCAAGGTGCACGTGGTGGAGGCGTGA
- a CDS encoding MazG-like family protein, which yields MSPLARDAGVARGLRTIEWLKAELLAAVGDLFRGMLRGADDLVLDSLAHIVLVAYLLARRLGYSYTRLDLKVADQVRRHLDAGHEVERWYGDLSALSRHFRDSRREARVGLAEQEGSSL from the coding sequence GTGTCTCCTCTGGCCCGGGATGCAGGGGTCGCGCGAGGCCTGCGAACGATCGAGTGGCTCAAGGCCGAACTCCTGGCGGCAGTGGGCGACCTGTTCCGGGGCATGCTGCGGGGCGCGGACGACCTCGTGCTCGACAGCCTTGCTCACATCGTGCTCGTCGCGTATCTGCTGGCGCGCCGCCTCGGATACAGCTACACGCGTCTCGACCTCAAGGTCGCAGACCAGGTGCGCCGCCACCTGGACGCCGGCCACGAGGTGGAACGCTGGTACGGGGATCTGAGCGCGCTTTCCCGTCACTTCCGAGACTCACGCCGGGAGGCGCGGGTCGGCCTGGCCGAACAGGAAGGGAGTTCCCTGTAG
- the rpsR gene encoding 30S ribosomal protein S18, translating into MRRERGRRPKKRVCSWCVDKIENVDYKDAGRLKRFITERGKILPRRISGNCARHQRQLTRAIKRARIMALLPFTVD; encoded by the coding sequence ATGCGGCGCGAGCGCGGCCGGCGCCCCAAGAAGCGGGTTTGCTCTTGGTGCGTCGACAAGATCGAGAACGTCGACTACAAGGATGCGGGCCGGCTGAAGCGGTTCATCACCGAGCGGGGCAAGATCCTGCCCCGGCGGATCTCGGGAAACTGCGCCCGCCACCAGCGCCAGCTCACCCGGGCGATCAAGCGGGCCCGGATCATGGCCCTCCTGCCCTTCACGGTGGACTGA
- a CDS encoding single-stranded DNA-binding protein, producing the protein MYNRVILVGRLTRDPELRYTAQGKAVAHFRLAVDRGAPGPQGERQADFIDISVWERQAETVSQYLTKGRLVLVEGRLQMRQYEAQDGSRRTAYEVVASSVRFFPQGPGRGPESGTGGERVEAGEPAGLGTEFSPGEDDDIPF; encoded by the coding sequence GTGTACAACCGGGTCATCCTCGTCGGCAGGCTCACCCGTGATCCCGAGCTCCGGTACACCGCCCAGGGCAAGGCGGTGGCCCACTTCCGGCTCGCCGTGGACCGGGGGGCCCCCGGCCCGCAGGGCGAACGGCAAGCGGACTTCATCGACATCTCCGTGTGGGAGCGCCAGGCGGAGACCGTGAGCCAGTACCTCACCAAGGGCCGGCTGGTCCTGGTCGAGGGGCGGCTCCAGATGCGCCAGTACGAGGCGCAGGACGGCAGCCGCCGGACGGCGTACGAGGTGGTCGCCTCGTCCGTGCGGTTCTTCCCGCAGGGTCCGGGCCGCGGCCCGGAGAGCGGGACCGGCGGCGAGCGGGTCGAAGCCGGCGAGCCCGCGGGCCTGGGCACCGAGTTCAGCCCGGGCGAGGACGACGACATCCCGTTCTGA
- the rpsF gene encoding 30S ribosomal protein S6, producing the protein MRSYELMMVVRPDLEEEATKAVVEKAKGIITTGGGVVEKEDLWGKRRLAYEIRNFRDGYYAVLNFRAGTEVPKELDRVLRITDEVIRHIIVRPEE; encoded by the coding sequence GTGCGGAGCTACGAGCTCATGATGGTGGTGCGCCCGGACCTCGAGGAGGAGGCCACGAAGGCCGTCGTCGAGAAGGCCAAGGGGATCATCACCACCGGCGGTGGCGTCGTCGAGAAGGAGGATCTCTGGGGCAAGCGCAGGCTCGCCTACGAGATCCGGAACTTCCGCGATGGCTACTACGCGGTCCTGAACTTCCGCGCCGGGACCGAGGTCCCGAAGGAACTGGACCGGGTGCTGCGAATCACGGATGAAGTGATCCGCCACATCATCGTTCGCCCGGAGGAGTGA
- a CDS encoding DUF951 domain-containing protein: protein MPFSDCPEVGVVEIVRYEIGDVVRLKKPHPCGSDQWEIYRTGLDFGLRCRGCGHRVMIPRPKFEKAVRQRWPHGEGAPPVVLPPRPGQRKGRQR, encoded by the coding sequence ATGCCGTTTTCCGACTGCCCGGAGGTGGGCGTGGTGGAGATCGTCCGGTACGAGATCGGCGACGTGGTGCGGCTCAAGAAGCCGCACCCCTGCGGTTCCGACCAGTGGGAGATCTACCGGACCGGGCTCGACTTCGGCCTCCGCTGCCGGGGTTGCGGCCACCGCGTGATGATCCCGCGCCCGAAGTTCGAGAAGGCGGTTCGCCAGCGCTGGCCCCATGGAGAGGGGGCACCGCCGGTCGTGCTGCCGCCGCGCCCCGGGCAGCGGAAGGGCCGGCAGCGATGA
- a CDS encoding CvpA family protein, with product MSALPGPVTSLSGLDLILMAVLGLSAVQGLRRGFVAVVLGYAGYLGALVIAGRYSRVVAAWLQARFGVLSSLERAMAGWLGAEGIEPGRGLAAALAQNLLSAVVFFGLFLLLSSLAGMLANRLGGLANAMPLVGPANRIMGAVLAGVVSGIFLAAGLGVLSSLTALPFLEPLGRVVATSRVAGFLLRVYGLVSSLLFGRTSPFTDPFV from the coding sequence GTGAGCGCGCTGCCGGGGCCGGTGACGTCTCTCAGCGGCCTCGACCTGATCCTCATGGCCGTGCTGGGCCTCTCTGCCGTTCAAGGGCTGCGGCGCGGGTTCGTGGCCGTCGTGCTGGGGTACGCCGGGTACCTCGGCGCGCTCGTCATCGCCGGCCGGTACTCCCGGGTCGTCGCCGCCTGGCTCCAGGCACGCTTCGGTGTCCTGTCGTCGCTGGAGAGGGCCATGGCGGGGTGGCTCGGCGCGGAGGGGATCGAGCCCGGCCGGGGGCTGGCCGCCGCGCTGGCCCAGAACCTCCTTTCGGCCGTGGTCTTCTTCGGGCTGTTCCTCCTGCTCTCGTCCCTCGCCGGGATGCTGGCGAACCGCCTCGGCGGCCTGGCCAACGCCATGCCGCTCGTGGGCCCGGCAAACCGCATCATGGGGGCCGTGCTGGCGGGGGTGGTCTCCGGCATCTTCCTCGCGGCGGGGCTGGGGGTGCTCTCCTCCCTCACGGCGCTGCCCTTCCTGGAGCCCTTGGGCCGGGTGGTGGCGACCTCGCGGGTGGCGGGGTTCCTCCTCCGGGTCTATGGCCTGGTCTCGTCGCTGCTCTTCGGGCGGACGTCGCCGTTCACCGACCCGTTCGTCTAG
- a CDS encoding DMT family transporter, translating to MGGLGGARPGGSPEREAPPVGAVAPETLAHLALILAVLAAASSSIWVRLSGAPAVAKAFWRLAFSIPLVLAPVLLRRRPVAWPRGRDLGLAVASGAFLAAHFATWIASLDYTSVASSTVLVSTHPFLVTAIAARVLGERTPARALAGVALAVAGGALIAWGDWGGGRAVLYGDLLALAGAATFAGYVTLGRVLRRRLDVVGYAATVYGVAAAVLLGVGLLAGVPLAGFAAADWAVFLALAVFPTLLGHTVMNWALGYVRAGLVSVSVLGEPLAGAVLAWFILGDRPGPLVLLGGAVILAGIAWFVRAAQTRGG from the coding sequence GTGGGGGGCCTGGGCGGCGCACGACCCGGTGGTTCGCCGGAGCGGGAGGCCCCGCCGGTCGGGGCGGTCGCCCCGGAGACCCTGGCTCACCTGGCGCTGATCCTGGCCGTGCTGGCCGCGGCTTCCTCGTCGATCTGGGTACGTCTCAGCGGCGCGCCGGCAGTGGCCAAGGCGTTCTGGCGCCTGGCGTTCTCGATCCCCCTGGTTCTCGCCCCCGTTCTCTTGCGCCGGCGCCCCGTGGCGTGGCCGCGGGGGCGCGACCTGGGCCTGGCGGTGGCCTCCGGGGCCTTCCTGGCGGCGCACTTCGCCACCTGGATCGCCAGCCTGGACTACACGTCGGTGGCGAGTTCGACGGTGCTCGTCTCCACCCATCCGTTCCTCGTGACGGCCATCGCGGCTCGCGTGCTCGGGGAGCGCACGCCCGCACGCGCGCTCGCGGGGGTGGCGCTCGCCGTGGCCGGCGGGGCGCTGATCGCCTGGGGCGACTGGGGCGGGGGACGGGCGGTCCTGTACGGCGACCTCCTGGCGCTGGCAGGGGCCGCCACGTTCGCGGGGTACGTGACCCTCGGCCGGGTGCTGCGCCGGCGGCTCGACGTCGTGGGTTACGCCGCCACCGTGTACGGGGTCGCCGCAGCCGTGCTGCTGGGCGTGGGCCTCTTGGCCGGGGTACCGCTCGCCGGCTTCGCCGCCGCCGACTGGGCGGTGTTCCTGGCCCTCGCGGTGTTCCCCACCCTCCTGGGCCACACCGTCATGAACTGGGCGCTCGGCTACGTCCGCGCGGGCCTGGTGTCCGTGAGCGTTCTGGGCGAGCCGCTGGCGGGGGCGGTGCTCGCCTGGTTCATCCTCGGCGACCGCCCGGGGCCCCTCGTCCTGCTGGGCGGGGCGGTGATCCTGGCCGGCATCGCCTGGTTCGTCCGGGCGGCCCAGACCCGTGGGGGGTGA
- a CDS encoding ABC transporter ATP-binding protein, which translates to MILEVEDLVVSYGPIEALHGISFSVEEGEIVTLIGANGAGKSTTLRAISGLVRPRGGRVVFRGRDITRVRAHEIVRMGIGHVPEGRRVFANLTVLENLEMGAFTAPAGSFEQGLKRVFERFPRLRERQHQVAGTLSGGEQQMLAMGRALMARPQLLLLDEPSMGLSPILVQEIFEIIKEINNQGTTVLLVEQNAFMALSIAHRAYVLETGRIAISGRAADLQQDPRVRAAYLGDVGPAGEAAV; encoded by the coding sequence GTGATTCTCGAGGTAGAAGACCTGGTCGTCAGCTACGGACCCATCGAGGCGCTGCACGGCATCTCCTTCTCCGTCGAGGAGGGCGAGATCGTCACCCTGATCGGGGCGAACGGCGCGGGGAAGTCGACCACGCTCCGCGCCATCTCCGGGCTCGTCCGGCCCCGCGGCGGTCGCGTGGTGTTCCGTGGGCGGGACATCACCCGGGTGCGGGCGCACGAGATCGTCCGCATGGGGATCGGCCACGTCCCGGAAGGCCGGCGGGTCTTCGCCAACCTGACCGTGCTGGAGAACCTGGAGATGGGCGCCTTCACGGCCCCCGCCGGCAGCTTCGAGCAGGGGCTGAAGCGCGTCTTCGAGCGATTCCCCCGCCTCCGGGAGCGGCAGCACCAGGTGGCCGGCACGCTCTCCGGCGGCGAGCAGCAGATGCTGGCGATGGGGCGCGCCCTCATGGCCCGGCCCCAGCTCCTCCTCCTGGACGAGCCCTCGATGGGGCTCTCTCCCATCCTCGTTCAGGAGATCTTCGAGATCATCAAGGAGATCAACAATCAGGGGACGACCGTCCTGCTGGTGGAGCAGAACGCCTTCATGGCGCTGTCCATCGCCCACCGGGCCTACGTGCTCGAGACCGGGCGGATCGCGATCTCGGGCCGCGCGGCGGACCTGCAGCAGGATCCCCGTGTGCGCGCGGCGTACCTGGGTGACGTGGGTCCCGCGGGGGAGGCGGCGGTATAG